The Triticum aestivum cultivar Chinese Spring chromosome 7B, IWGSC CS RefSeq v2.1, whole genome shotgun sequence genome window below encodes:
- the LOC123160597 gene encoding amino acid transporter AVT6E, whose amino-acid sequence MVNSNYSALPLTSTAIELQSSQPPPHPKSGASTNGHAKLTKQDSFLGEVDDDDAATNAGEHDSLPLIGDDGPSGPPEGSGVYGAVFNLATSIIGAGIMALPATMKVLGVAVGLVSILVMGLLSEVTIELLVRFAVRCRALSYGELVHRALGRPASVVAQLCIVVNNAGILVVYLIIIGDVMSGSLKHMGVMDQLVGHGEWDNRRLLILFVLVVFLAPLCALEKIDSLSLSSAASVGLAVVFVAVSCMIAAVKLVEGKLAAPRMGPDFSSKAAILDLLVVIPIMTNAYICHFNVQPIYNELKEKTPQNMYNVGRISTVLCVVVYALTAISGYLLFGDDTESDVLTNFDKDLGIKFSTALNYIVRIGYIVHLVLVFPVVHFSLRQTVDSLVFGELAPHSRKRMLSLTVVLLALIYLGSTMIPNIWMAFKFTGATTGLALGFMFPALVALRLDKEGECLGRGERLLSVGMLGLAIVVSVVGVVGNVYSLRSKSE is encoded by the coding sequence ATGGTGAACTCCAACTACTCGGCGCTCCCGCTCACCTCCACCGCCATCGAGCTGCAGTCAAGCCAGCCGCCGCCGCATCCCAAATCTGGCGCCTCCACCAACGGCCACGCCAAGCTCACCAAGCAGGACTCGTTCCTCGGCGAGGTCGATGACGACGACGCCGCCACCAACGCCGGCGAGCACGACTCACTGCCGCTCATCGGCGACGACGGCCCCTCCGGCCCGCCGGAGGGCTCGGGGGTCTACGGCGCGGTGTTCAACCTGGCGACCTCCATCATCGGGGCGGGCATCATGGCGCTACCGGCGACCATGAAGGTGCTCGGCGTGGCCGTGGGGCTcgtctccatcctcgtcatggGGCTCCTCTCCGAGGTCACCATCGAGCTGCTCGTCCGGTTCGCGGTGCGCTGCCGCGCGCTCTCCTACGGCGAGCTCGTGCACCGCGCGCTCGGCCGCCCCGCCAGCGTCGTCGCGCAGCTCTGCATCGTCGTCAACAACGCCGGCATCCTCGTGGTGTACCTCATCATCATCGGGGACGTCATGTCCGGGTCGCTCAAGCACATGGGCGTCATGGACCAGCTCGTCGGCCACGGCGAGTGGGACAACCGCAGGCTGCTCATCCTGTTCGTCCTCGTGGTGTTCCTCGCGCCGCTGTGCGCGCTGGAGAAGATCGACTCGCTGAGCCTGTCGTCCGCCGCGTCCGTCGGGCTCGCCGTTGTTTTTGTGGCCGTCTCGTGCATGATCGCCGCGGTGAAGCTCGTCGAGGGCAAGCTCGCCGCGCCGAGGATGGGGCCGGATTTCAGCTCGAAGGCGGCGATCCTCGACCTTCTCGTGGTGATACCCATCATGACCAACGCCTACATCTGCCATTTCAACGTGCAGCCCATCTACAACGAGCTCAAGGAGAAGACGCCTCAGAACATGTACAACGTCGGCCGGATCTCCACCGTGCTCTGCGTCGTCGTGTACGCGCTGACCGCCATCTCGGGGTACCTCCTGTTCGGCGACGACACCGAGTCCGACGTGCTCACCAACTTCGACAAGGACCTCGGGATCAAGTTCAGCACGGCGCTCAACTACATTGTGAGGATCGGGTACATCGTCCACCTGGTCCTCGTCTTCCCGGTGGTCCACTTCTCGCTGAGGCAGACGGTGGACTCGCTGGTGTTCGGGGAGCTCGCGCCCCACAGCAGGAAGAGGATGCTCTCCCtgacggtggtgctgctggccctCATCTACCTCGGCTCCACCATGATACCCAACATCTGGATGGCCTTCAAGTTCACCGGCGCGACCACGGGGCTGGCATTAGGTTTCATGTTCCCCGCCCTTGTCGCATTGAGGCTGGACAAGGAGGGGGAGTGCCTGGGCCGCGGAGAGAGGCTCCTGTCGGTCGGAATGCTGGGGCTGGCCATCGTCGTCAGCGTCGTCGGGGTCGTCGGAAACGTGTACAGCCTGAGGAGCAAGTCTGAGTGA
- the LOC123159173 gene encoding protein OS-9 homolog has translation MGFAARPLPLLLLLLVAGAAATDQIFTTSGVPFGKNSREPRYRVEFHPVDSPYHPENGQESEPMTDHEGRQYTCYLPVEETKTMKSIVPQNATNVIIESERKVKPKEPDELLEVLKDQCFYRHEGWWSYEFCYYGKIRQVHVENEKVIQEYVLGEYDPDATDAYHDNHTSESADEDHVKDTSKRYHVHVYTNGTVCDLTDIPRYTEVRFVCSEPTVLISSIKEISSCKYVLTVQSPMLCKNPLFQQEKRTFFIHCNESLPEAEGEVAEDDDSLPKEAQMSIVPNPDELHNYAAYAT, from the exons ATGGGGTTCGCCGCccggccgctccccctcctcctgcTGCTCCTGGTCGCCGGCGCGGCCGCCACCGACCAGATCTTCACCACCTCAG GTGTGCCGTTCGGGAAGAACTCGCGTGAGCCGAGGTACCGCGTGGAGTTCCACCCTGTCGATTCGCCCTACCACCCG GAGAATGGCCAGGAGTCTGAGCCAATGACGGACCACGAGGGGAGACAGTACACCTGCTACCTACCAGTGGAAGAAACCAAGACCATGAAGTCGATTGTCCCACAGAATGCAACCAATGTTATAATAGAAAGTGAACGGAAAGTTAAGCCAAAGGAGCCAGATGAACTGCTGGAGGTTCTCAAAGACCAGTGCTTTTACAGG CATGAAGGTTGGTGGTCTTATGAGTTCTGCTATTATGGGAAAATCCGACAGGTTCATGTAGAGAATGAGAAG GTTATCCAAGAGTATGTCCTAGGTGAATATGACCCTGATGCAACCGATGCTTACCATGATAATCACACCTCCGAGTCTGCTGATGAGGATCATGTGAAAGATACTTCTAAGAG GTATCATGTCCATGTGTACACAAACGGGACTGTCTGTGATCTTACCGATATACCGCGGTACACAGAG GTTAGGTTTGTTTGTTCTGAGCCTACTGTACTGATCAGTTCGATAAAGGAGATATCTTCCTGCAAGTATGTTTTAACAGTCCAAAGCCCAATGCTCTGCAAAAACCC GCTGTTTCAGCAGGAAAAACGCACCTTCTTCATCCACTGCAACGAGTCGCTTCCCGAAGCAGAAGGTGAGGTCGCCGAGGACGACGACTCTCTTCCAAAAGAAGCTCAGATGTCCATCGTTCCAAACCCCGACGAATTGCATAACTACGCAGCTTACGCTACCTGA